The Mercurialis annua linkage group LG2, ddMerAnnu1.2, whole genome shotgun sequence genome contains a region encoding:
- the LOC126666995 gene encoding uncharacterized protein LOC126666995: MPTSSSSSTRIRQRSNEYTSDENRVLWCNCRVSRIAPLYTSWTEKNPGRRFYGCVNYKNGGCNFFEWHDKEMTGRAQHVINNLIAENEIIMDRRCKRRNNYGEDVDTLWQEFKLLKISEEKRNEDLFEARKKMKIAYAIAALSWGVLILYFLG, translated from the exons ATGCCAACATCTTCCTCTTCTTCAACAAGAATTCGGCAAAGAAGCAATGAGTACACCTCTGATGAAAACCGGGTTCTATGGTGTAATTGTCGTGTAAGTCGGATTGCACCTCTATACACTTCTTGGACTGAAAAAAACCCTGGACGAAGGTTTTATGGGTGCGTAAATTATAAG AATGGGGGCTGCAACTTTTTTGAATGGCACGACAAGGAGATGACAGGAAGAGCACAACATGTGATTAACAATCTCATAGCTGAAAATGAAATTATCATGGACAGAAGGTGCAAGAGAAGAAACAATTATGGTGAGGATGTTGACACTCTATGGCAGGAATTCAAGCTTCTGAAGATTTCAGAGGAGAAAAGAAATGAGGACCTGTTTGAGGctagaaagaaaatgaaaattgcTTATGCTATTGCTGCCTTGTCTTGGGGAGTTTTGATTCTGTATTTCTTAGGTTGA